A DNA window from Rutidosis leptorrhynchoides isolate AG116_Rl617_1_P2 unplaced genomic scaffold, CSIRO_AGI_Rlap_v1 contig601, whole genome shotgun sequence contains the following coding sequences:
- the LOC139884791 gene encoding WUSCHEL-related homeobox 4-like: MKVHQLAHGLSCWDWEQLNEGSGLTLSCKRLRPLAPKLSSNNSDAFDLKSFIRPDSGPPKHCSSALDKAQLETHPGGTRWNPTQEQIGILEMLYRGGMRTPNAQQIEQITAQLRKYGKIEGKNVFYWFQNHKARERQKQKRSRLSLTHSDSNTPPSPTITSITISLETNREEVVEDSPHKRKCRNWAFDSFRSTNANEEESRSREEAGDDGTLELFPLHPEDR; the protein is encoded by the exons ATGAAAGTTCATCAATTAGCACATGGTCTTAGCTGCTGGGACTGGGAGCAGCTCAATGAAGGGTCCGGACTCACACTTAGCTGCAAACGTTTACGACCTCTCGCCCCTAAGCTCTCTTCCAACAACTCGGACGCTTTTGATCTTAAGAGCTTCATAAGACCTGATTCTGGCCCTCCTAAGCACTGCTCCTCCGCTCTCGACAAGGCTCAG TTGGAAACCCACCCGGGTGGCACAAGGTGGAACCCTACACAAGAACAGATAGGAATATTGGAGATGCTGTACAGAGGGGGAATGAGAACCCCAAATGCACAGCAGATTGAGCAAATTACGGCACAATTAAGGAAATATGGCAAGATCGAAGGCAAGAACGTTTTCTATTGGTTCCAAAACCACAAAGCTCGCGAGAGGCAAAAGCAAAAGCGAAGCAGATTAAGTCTCACCCACTCTGATTCCAACACTCCACCATCTCCAACTATTACATCCATCACCATCTCTTTAGAGACTAACAGG GAGGAAGTGGTGGAGGATAGTCCGCATAAACGGAAATGCAGGAACTGGGCATTTGATAGCTTTAGAAGTACTAATGCTAATGAAGAAGAAAGTAGATCACGAGAAGAAGCAGGAGATGATGGAACTCTTGAGCTTTTCCCATTGCACCCGGAAGACAGATGA